In a single window of the Acinetobacter tibetensis genome:
- the cyoE gene encoding heme o synthase: protein MLKKYLFLTKPGILFGNFVTTLGGFFLAAQGSVDFLLLLITLLATTLVVASGCVVNNVIDQDIDQKMHRTQNRALVQKTISPSVALVFAATLGLLGFGMLWLFVNAYAFGFAVLGFVVYVGFYSLWSKRTTIHQTLIGSISGASPPVIGYTAVSNEFDVAALLIFLAYALWQMPHSWGIAIYRFDDYKNAGIPILPVARSILRTKVESLIYVVLFAAVLNGLYCFGYTNLFFLISFNALCAYWVYLSIIGFKAENDQVWAKRYFLYSVILITALSFSFSFSYVSPAPHLPLF from the coding sequence ATGTTAAAAAAGTATTTATTCCTGACTAAGCCAGGAATTCTCTTTGGTAACTTCGTTACCACTTTGGGCGGCTTCTTCTTAGCCGCCCAAGGTTCTGTAGATTTCCTTTTACTTCTGATTACCCTACTGGCTACAACTTTGGTTGTTGCATCAGGATGTGTAGTTAACAATGTCATTGATCAAGACATTGACCAAAAGATGCATCGTACTCAAAACCGTGCTCTTGTTCAAAAAACGATTAGCCCTAGTGTTGCACTTGTTTTTGCAGCAACTTTAGGTCTTTTGGGATTTGGCATGTTATGGCTTTTTGTCAATGCTTATGCTTTTGGTTTCGCTGTCCTTGGTTTTGTTGTTTATGTCGGTTTTTATAGTCTTTGGAGCAAACGTACCACCATTCACCAAACTTTGATTGGGAGTATCTCAGGTGCAAGTCCACCTGTAATTGGTTATACGGCTGTTTCTAACGAATTCGATGTTGCTGCATTGCTGATTTTTTTAGCATATGCGCTCTGGCAGATGCCTCATTCATGGGGAATTGCCATCTATCGTTTCGATGACTACAAAAATGCAGGTATTCCAATTTTGCCTGTTGCACGTTCAATTTTACGCACCAAAGTCGAAAGTCTGATTTACGTAGTTTTGTTTGCAGCAGTATTAAATGGTCTATATTGCTTTGGCTATACAAACTTATTTTTCTTAATCAGTTTTAATGCTTTATGTGCCTATTGGGTTTATTTATCCATTATTGGCTTTAAAGCAGAAAATGATCAAGTTTGGGCTAAACGCTATTTCTTATATTCTGTGATTTTAATCACTGCTTTAAGTTTTAGTTTTAGTTTCAGCTATGTAAGCCCTGCCCCGCATTTACCACTTTTTTAA
- a CDS encoding BLUF domain-containing protein, producing MCYTDGGFFQCVEGEQDSVLNLLNKIKQDQRHYDLSILPKKQIQTDFHFPDWSIKYMGKHSDI from the coding sequence TTGTGTTATACAGATGGTGGCTTCTTCCAATGTGTGGAAGGAGAACAAGATTCGGTTTTAAATTTATTGAATAAAATAAAACAAGATCAGCGACACTATGATTTAAGTATATTACCGAAAAAACAAATACAGACTGATTTTCATTTTCCAGATTGGAGTATCAAATATATGGGTAAACATTCAGACATATAA
- the rpsF gene encoding 30S ribosomal protein S6, protein MRHYEIVLLVHPDQSDQVVGMVERYLTHIKEAEGQIHRLEDWGRRQLAYPINKIHKAHYILMNVECGQTTLDELEELFRYNDAILRNLIIRRENAITEESLLAKSAEEKRARKAQREEAQLAAQDSAEA, encoded by the coding sequence ATGCGTCATTACGAAATCGTACTTTTAGTACACCCTGATCAAAGCGATCAAGTCGTTGGTATGGTAGAACGCTACCTAACTCACATCAAAGAAGCTGAAGGTCAAATTCACCGTCTTGAAGACTGGGGCCGTCGCCAATTGGCTTACCCAATCAACAAGATCCACAAAGCTCACTACATTCTTATGAATGTTGAGTGTGGTCAAACTACTCTTGATGAGTTAGAAGAATTGTTCCGTTATAACGATGCGATCCTTCGTAACTTAATCATCCGTCGTGAAAACGCAATCACTGAAGAGTCTTTATTGGCTAAGAGTGCTGAAGAAAAGCGTGCGCGTAAAGCTCAACGTGAAGAAGCACAACTAGCTGCTCAAGACTCTGCTGAAGCATAA
- the dnaB gene encoding replicative DNA helicase produces MSQANATATPNSSKADNKINESSQLKEFRTPPHNLAIEQAVLAALMTVAESFEQVSDILNEQDFYATRHKYIYRAIEKLAQENSPYDAVLVNDWLIKQNLLEAIGGEEYLMQLMADSPSSFYNLETYANKIKEFSTLRNMIKVSSEILQNAYDTKGRSVGEILDLAETNIFSIAEQHNNNKKNAGPKAINTVVADVFDKLNELSQMEGNITGLTTGFVELDNKTSGMQAGDMIIVAARPSMGKTTFAMNLVESVLFNCDLPALVFSMEMPADSIAMRLISAYGKVHQGHLRAGKLDGDEWSKVTGTILQLQEKHLYIDDSSALPPTELRARARRIAKQHGGKLGCIMVDYLQLMKVPGMGDNRVGEIGEISRSLKALAKEMMCPVIALSQLNRSLENRPNKRPVMSDLRESGAIEQDADLIMFIYRDEVYNKESKEAGTAEIIIGKQRNGPIGTVRLAFEGQYTRFSNLSPEYYSQYNDEE; encoded by the coding sequence ATGTCTCAGGCGAATGCCACTGCTACCCCAAACTCATCCAAAGCTGACAATAAAATAAATGAGTCGAGTCAACTCAAAGAATTTCGCACACCTCCACATAATTTAGCCATCGAGCAAGCTGTGCTCGCTGCACTGATGACCGTTGCCGAGTCATTCGAGCAAGTCAGTGATATACTGAATGAACAAGATTTTTATGCAACACGCCATAAGTACATTTACCGTGCAATTGAAAAACTCGCGCAAGAAAATTCGCCTTATGATGCGGTATTGGTGAATGACTGGTTAATTAAGCAGAATTTGCTGGAAGCGATTGGCGGTGAAGAATATTTAATGCAGCTAATGGCTGACTCTCCGTCAAGTTTCTACAACCTCGAAACCTATGCCAATAAAATTAAAGAATTTTCGACTTTACGTAACATGATTAAAGTCAGTTCTGAAATCTTGCAAAATGCTTATGACACCAAAGGTCGTAGTGTCGGTGAAATTTTAGATTTAGCAGAAACCAATATTTTCTCGATTGCTGAACAACACAATAACAATAAGAAAAATGCTGGTCCAAAAGCCATTAATACCGTAGTTGCCGATGTTTTTGACAAATTAAATGAACTGTCTCAAATGGAAGGTAACATTACTGGTCTAACCACAGGTTTTGTTGAATTAGACAATAAAACTTCAGGGATGCAAGCAGGTGACATGATTATTGTTGCTGCACGTCCATCGATGGGTAAAACCACTTTTGCCATGAATTTAGTTGAAAGTGTGCTATTTAACTGTGATTTGCCTGCGCTAGTGTTCTCGATGGAAATGCCCGCAGACTCGATTGCTATGCGTTTGATTTCTGCTTACGGCAAAGTACATCAAGGTCATTTACGTGCCGGTAAACTCGATGGTGATGAATGGTCTAAAGTCACTGGTACAATTTTACAGCTACAAGAAAAGCATCTGTATATTGATGACTCTTCTGCCCTGCCTCCAACAGAATTACGTGCGCGTGCACGTCGTATTGCCAAACAACATGGGGGAAAACTGGGCTGTATTATGGTCGACTATTTACAGTTGATGAAAGTCCCTGGCATGGGAGATAACCGTGTGGGTGAAATTGGTGAAATTTCTCGAAGCTTAAAAGCATTGGCAAAAGAAATGATGTGTCCTGTCATCGCACTGTCTCAGTTAAACCGTTCTCTGGAAAACCGTCCTAATAAGCGCCCTGTAATGTCCGACTTACGTGAATCAGGTGCAATTGAGCAGGATGCCGACTTAATTATGTTTATTTACCGTGATGAGGTCTATAACAAAGAGTCGAAAGAAGCGGGTACTGCCGAAATTATTATTGGTAAGCAGCGTAATGGTCCAATTGGTACAGTCCGATTGGCTTTTGAAGGTCAGTATACGCGTTTTAGTAACTTGTCACCTGAATACTATAGTCAGTACAATGACGAAGAATAA
- the rplI gene encoding 50S ribosomal protein L9: MDIILLQRIKNLGKLGDKVSVKAGYGRNYLIPQGQAVAATEANTAAFEARRAELEKAEADVLAAAQARASQLDEVNIVITAKAGDEGKLFGSIGTRDIADALTNAGLVVDRAEVRLPNGALRHTGEFNIAIQLHHDVVAEVLVTIVSE; encoded by the coding sequence GTGGATATTATTTTATTACAACGCATTAAAAACCTTGGTAAATTAGGCGATAAAGTTTCAGTTAAAGCTGGTTACGGCCGCAACTACCTTATCCCTCAAGGTCAAGCAGTAGCAGCTACTGAAGCTAACACTGCTGCTTTTGAAGCTCGTCGCGCTGAACTTGAGAAAGCTGAAGCTGATGTTTTAGCTGCTGCTCAAGCACGTGCTAGCCAATTAGACGAAGTTAACATCGTAATCACTGCTAAAGCTGGTGACGAAGGTAAACTATTCGGTTCTATCGGTACGCGTGATATCGCTGACGCTTTAACTAATGCTGGTCTTGTTGTTGACCGTGCAGAAGTTCGTTTACCAAATGGTGCGCTTCGCCACACTGGTGAATTCAACATCGCAATCCAATTGCATCATGATGTTGTTGCTGAAGTTCTCGTTACTATCGTATCTGAGTAA
- the rpsR gene encoding 30S ribosomal protein S18, whose protein sequence is MARFYRRRKFCRFTAENVTYIDYKDIDTLKQYITENGKIVPSRITGTKARYQRQLALAIKQARYLSLIPYTDNHK, encoded by the coding sequence ATGGCACGTTTTTACCGTCGTCGCAAGTTCTGCCGCTTTACAGCTGAGAACGTTACGTACATCGACTACAAAGATATCGACACTTTAAAACAGTACATCACTGAAAACGGCAAGATTGTTCCTAGCCGTATTACAGGTACTAAAGCTCGTTACCAACGTCAATTAGCGCTTGCTATTAAACAAGCTCGCTACTTGTCTTTGATCCCTTACACTGACAATCATAAGTGA
- the cyoD gene encoding cytochrome o ubiquinol oxidase subunit IV, producing MGHDHHTSDAAHGTVKQYTIGFIVSVLLTIVPFYMAMNPENFGRGATLAVIGITAIAQVLVQLIFFLHMNSSAEQRWNVIAFIYTILTIAVLLIGSVWVMNYLHFNMML from the coding sequence ATGGGTCACGATCATCATACGTCTGATGCAGCTCACGGTACCGTAAAACAATATACCATTGGTTTTATTGTTTCTGTGTTATTAACCATTGTTCCATTCTACATGGCAATGAACCCAGAAAACTTCGGTCGTGGCGCAACTCTTGCTGTAATTGGTATTACTGCAATTGCTCAGGTTCTTGTACAGTTGATTTTCTTCTTGCACATGAACTCATCTGCAGAGCAGCGTTGGAATGTAATTGCATTTATTTATACAATTCTTACAATTGCCGTTCTTTTGATTGGTTCTGTATGGGTTATGAATTACCTTCACTTCAACATGATGCTCTAA
- the alr gene encoding alanine racemase, whose protein sequence is MRQATVCIDQSALQYNLNRVKQLAPNAKIVSMVKANAYGHGIKDCLAALNSSDAFGVACLQEALEIRALGYEQPITLIEGIFSADEMQTVLAEKLECVVHQPQQVNWLLAHQEQYTALGLKVWIKLNSGMNRLGFKASEIIAVINTLKAAGFICVLTMHFANADADHPLNEQQIAQFIDIKQSCAPILASCCNSAAIYRWPELHFDYVRPGIMLYGATPFADRTVKDLDLQPVMTLSAEVIALNHIQKGEKVGYGSTYTALQNMDLAIVSIGYGDGYPRAYVKQNYVVIQGKMLPVVGRVAMDMVAIDVTGLNVALGTPVELWGKQRLVDDVADANGTIGYELLCRLSQRPHRTAK, encoded by the coding sequence GTGCGCCAAGCAACAGTTTGTATTGATCAATCAGCACTTCAATATAATTTAAACCGTGTCAAACAACTTGCCCCTAACGCAAAAATCGTAAGTATGGTGAAAGCAAATGCTTATGGACATGGTATCAAAGACTGTCTTGCAGCCTTAAATAGTAGCGATGCTTTTGGTGTCGCCTGCTTACAAGAAGCATTGGAAATTCGTGCTTTAGGCTATGAACAGCCAATTACATTAATTGAAGGGATATTTTCTGCTGATGAAATGCAGACCGTCCTTGCAGAAAAGCTGGAATGTGTTGTACATCAGCCACAACAAGTGAATTGGTTACTGGCCCATCAAGAACAATACACTGCCCTTGGACTCAAAGTCTGGATTAAGCTGAATAGTGGCATGAACCGATTAGGTTTTAAAGCCAGTGAAATTATTGCTGTCATTAATACCTTAAAAGCAGCAGGCTTTATCTGCGTATTAACCATGCATTTTGCCAATGCCGATGCCGACCACCCTTTAAATGAACAACAAATTGCTCAGTTTATTGATATAAAACAAAGTTGTGCTCCAATTCTTGCTTCATGTTGTAATTCAGCTGCAATTTATCGTTGGCCTGAACTCCATTTTGATTATGTGCGCCCAGGCATTATGTTATATGGCGCAACACCTTTTGCTGATCGGACTGTAAAAGATTTAGATTTACAACCTGTGATGACTTTGAGTGCAGAAGTTATTGCATTGAATCATATTCAAAAAGGTGAAAAGGTGGGCTATGGTTCAACCTATACCGCATTACAAAACATGGATTTAGCCATCGTTTCAATTGGCTATGGAGATGGTTACCCTCGCGCCTATGTCAAACAAAATTATGTTGTGATTCAAGGGAAAATGCTTCCAGTTGTTGGACGTGTCGCAATGGATATGGTTGCCATCGATGTTACTGGTTTAAATGTTGCACTGGGCACTCCTGTTGAACTTTGGGGCAAACAACGCTTAGTAGATGACGTTGCTGATGCCAATGGTACCATTGGTTATGAGCTTTTATGCCGTTTAAGCCAACGCCCTCATCGAACTGCTAAATAA
- the cyoC gene encoding cytochrome o ubiquinol oxidase subunit III: MAEVLHHDNHGHDEHHHHDDTDITVFGFWSYLMSDLILFGTLFIAFVVLSGHVPPGTPSAKELFGESLGFVLTETFALLISSVTFGFAVLASYKKNVSQVLLWLAITWVFGAAFIGMELYEFNHLVHAGHGPSTSAFLSAFFTLVGTHGIHVTSGLVWMIVLMIQIKKNGLTLPNTRRLACLSLFWHFLDIVWICVFSVVYLAGVL, from the coding sequence ATGGCTGAAGTACTTCATCACGATAACCACGGACACGATGAACATCATCATCATGATGATACAGACATTACAGTCTTTGGTTTCTGGTCATACTTGATGAGTGACTTGATCCTATTCGGTACACTCTTCATTGCTTTCGTTGTATTAAGTGGTCACGTTCCACCAGGTACACCAAGTGCAAAAGAACTTTTTGGTGAGTCTTTAGGTTTCGTATTAACTGAAACTTTTGCTCTCTTAATTTCTTCTGTAACTTTTGGTTTTGCTGTACTTGCATCATACAAAAAGAATGTTAGCCAAGTTTTACTCTGGTTAGCTATTACTTGGGTATTTGGTGCAGCATTCATTGGCATGGAATTATACGAGTTTAATCACCTTGTACATGCCGGTCATGGTCCAAGCACAAGTGCGTTCTTATCTGCATTCTTTACTTTAGTTGGTACGCACGGTATTCACGTAACTTCTGGTTTGGTCTGGATGATTGTGTTAATGATTCAAATCAAGAAAAATGGTTTGACTTTACCGAACACACGTCGTCTTGCTTGCTTGAGCTTGTTCTGGCACTTCCTTGACATCGTGTGGATCTGTGTATTCAGCGTAGTTTATTTGGCGGGAGTTCTCTAA
- a CDS encoding alpha-E domain-containing protein → MILLSTNAQQIFWLGRYLTRIEYLCQQFPFMDDQKAVSYAHAFCLPAFDASSLNELVLDPEQPYSFIQQFQFAKDNVQELRGILSAKTYAELNQYIRNASTSSTCICDVIADCREVLEAEPEETFLFYSLGQTLEQLDRQLRLKQDQTQTLEQISALIEVLEQMGWDSLDTAWQQLKTQPDQINFYNFSDQIQYLFEVNA, encoded by the coding sequence ATGATCTTACTCAGCACGAATGCACAACAAATTTTTTGGTTAGGTCGTTATTTAACGCGCATTGAATATTTATGCCAACAATTTCCATTTATGGATGATCAGAAAGCCGTGTCTTATGCACATGCCTTTTGTTTACCTGCATTTGATGCAAGCTCACTCAATGAACTGGTATTAGACCCAGAACAACCCTATTCATTTATTCAACAATTTCAGTTTGCCAAAGACAATGTTCAAGAATTGAGGGGCATTTTGTCTGCAAAAACCTATGCAGAATTAAATCAATATATTCGGAATGCAAGTACGAGCTCGACATGTATTTGTGATGTGATTGCAGATTGTCGTGAAGTGTTAGAAGCTGAGCCTGAAGAAACTTTCTTATTCTATTCTTTAGGGCAAACTTTAGAGCAACTAGATCGACAACTTCGCTTAAAGCAAGATCAAACACAAACCTTAGAGCAAATTTCAGCGCTTATAGAAGTTTTAGAGCAAATGGGTTGGGACAGTTTAGATACGGCTTGGCAACAACTTAAAACGCAACCTGATCAAATAAACTTTTATAACTTTAGTGACCAAATTCAATATTTATTTGAGGTGAATGCATGA
- a CDS encoding proteasome-type protease produces MTYCCALRLKDGLVFISDTRTNAGVDHISVFRKLYTFGIENERFITIQTSGNLATTQAVIGHLKNHLELQQTPNLYSVNTMFEVAELVGHTLQKVIADVTENTQEQSNYYCSLLVGGQIGQAEMQLYNIYPQGNFICATSDTPYFQIGESKYGKPILDRALSYDMPLSEALRCSLISFDSTLRSNVSVGMPLDALIYKKNSLHIPEGKRITEEDPYFQHISKQWSDTLRSGLQNLPNPSDDYFN; encoded by the coding sequence ATGACTTATTGTTGTGCGCTTAGATTAAAAGATGGTCTCGTCTTTATCAGTGATACGCGTACGAATGCTGGCGTAGATCATATTTCAGTATTTCGAAAGCTTTATACTTTTGGAATTGAAAATGAACGTTTTATTACGATTCAAACCTCAGGTAATCTGGCCACAACACAGGCAGTCATTGGACATCTAAAAAACCATTTGGAATTACAACAAACACCCAATTTATATAGTGTAAATACCATGTTCGAAGTGGCTGAATTGGTTGGACACACTCTGCAAAAGGTTATTGCAGATGTGACTGAAAATACGCAGGAACAGAGTAATTATTACTGTAGTTTGTTGGTTGGTGGTCAAATCGGTCAAGCCGAAATGCAGCTTTATAACATTTACCCGCAAGGTAATTTTATTTGCGCGACCAGTGATACCCCATATTTTCAAATTGGTGAAAGTAAATATGGTAAACCAATTCTTGATCGTGCCTTAAGTTATGATATGCCACTGAGTGAGGCTTTACGTTGTAGTTTAATTTCATTCGATTCGACATTGCGTTCAAATGTATCGGTGGGAATGCCGCTTGATGCACTCATTTATAAAAAGAATAGTTTACATATTCCTGAAGGCAAACGAATCACTGAAGAAGACCCTTATTTTCAACATATTAGTAAACAATGGTCAGATACTTTGCGCAGTGGATTGCAGAATCTACCTAATCCTTCAGACGACTATTTTAATTAG
- a CDS encoding circularly permuted type 2 ATP-grasp protein, with protein MLKEKEIVELNGLSREVNSKQLTVKVEGVAKPQEKTQLLFERTNSVFFNEMLDDHAVSETACAKIEHWLSQYNIDELHALNQHAKEHFLYEGITFTVYGEAEGTERTIPYDVIPRVIVKKQWNKISLGCAQRVKALNLFLHDIYHQQDILKAGIVPELHVLKHEAFQPHMCNQSLKGKIYSQISGIDIVRDRHGEFYVLEDNLRTPSGVSYMLESRKISQKLMPELCLQNNLQGIEHYPLLLKEILAENAFNDNPFIVILTPGRFNSAYYEHSFLAREMGVPLVTSRDLYVENDKVYVKTVRGKQRVDVIYRRIDDDYLDPLCFMPDSTLGVAGLMSAYLQKNVVIANAPGTGVADDKSIYPYVDKMIQFYLAEQPVLKNVPTYQCRESKDLEYVLDNLAQLVVKEAQGSGGYGMLIGPHASAQQIATFKDKILATPHLYIAQPTLDLSVCPMLSDTGLSERHIDLRPFVLSSPYRTEIVPGGLTRMAMQEGSLVVNSSQGGGIKDTWVVDHLHS; from the coding sequence ATGCTTAAAGAAAAAGAGATTGTAGAGTTAAACGGTTTATCACGAGAAGTGAATAGTAAGCAATTGACAGTAAAAGTGGAGGGTGTAGCAAAACCGCAGGAGAAAACACAGTTACTTTTTGAGAGAACAAATTCGGTTTTTTTTAATGAAATGTTGGATGATCATGCTGTTTCCGAAACGGCATGTGCAAAAATTGAACACTGGTTGTCGCAATATAATATAGACGAATTACACGCTTTAAATCAGCATGCCAAAGAACATTTCTTATATGAAGGCATTACATTTACGGTCTATGGAGAGGCAGAAGGCACGGAGCGTACCATTCCTTATGATGTGATTCCTCGGGTAATTGTGAAAAAGCAATGGAATAAAATATCACTCGGTTGTGCACAACGCGTCAAAGCCTTGAATCTTTTTTTACATGATATTTATCATCAGCAAGATATTCTTAAAGCAGGTATTGTGCCTGAACTACACGTTCTCAAGCATGAGGCTTTTCAGCCACATATGTGTAATCAGAGCTTGAAAGGTAAAATTTATAGCCAAATTAGCGGAATTGATATTGTCCGAGACCGTCATGGAGAGTTTTATGTGCTGGAAGATAATTTAAGAACGCCATCGGGTGTGTCTTATATGTTGGAAAGCCGAAAAATTAGCCAAAAACTGATGCCTGAATTATGTTTGCAAAATAACTTGCAAGGCATTGAACATTATCCATTATTACTGAAAGAAATATTGGCAGAAAATGCATTTAACGATAATCCATTCATTGTTATTTTAACGCCAGGTCGTTTTAATAGCGCATATTATGAGCATTCCTTTTTGGCAAGGGAAATGGGTGTGCCTTTAGTAACATCGCGTGACCTTTACGTCGAAAACGATAAGGTTTATGTCAAAACCGTACGAGGTAAACAACGGGTTGATGTAATTTATCGACGTATTGATGATGATTATCTCGATCCATTGTGTTTTATGCCTGACAGTACACTTGGTGTTGCGGGGTTAATGTCTGCCTATTTGCAAAAGAATGTGGTGATTGCAAACGCACCTGGTACAGGGGTTGCAGATGACAAATCCATTTATCCTTATGTCGATAAAATGATTCAGTTCTATTTAGCTGAGCAACCCGTGCTTAAAAATGTACCGACTTATCAATGTCGTGAAAGCAAAGACCTTGAATATGTATTAGACAATTTAGCTCAACTGGTTGTGAAAGAAGCACAGGGTTCAGGAGGATATGGCATGCTCATCGGGCCACATGCTTCTGCACAGCAAATTGCGACTTTTAAAGATAAAATTTTGGCAACGCCACATTTGTACATTGCCCAACCTACATTAGATTTGTCGGTTTGTCCGATGTTAAGCGATACAGGGCTGTCGGAACGTCATATTGATTTGCGTCCATTTGTGCTGAGTTCACCTTATCGTACCGAAATTGTACCAGGGGGTTTAACACGCATGGCAATGCAGGAAGGCTCTCTTGTGGTGAATTCTTCGCAGGGTGGCGGCATTAAAGATACATGGGTTGTAGACCATTTACATTCATAA
- a CDS encoding transglutaminase family protein, which produces MKLMINHQTHYQYTEQACNSIQYIKMTPLSNAHQNVHYWDVSVPGERCTKRDAFNNIWITSSQRYAYEQITIMAQGIVELNKQPSVMSLTDHLNPYQFLQPTPTTMCNAEMKEFAHRFVPEFTHENLVKLSEAILQHIPYIPNQTSVNTSAIEAFHNRQGVCQDHSHVFIALCKALGLPARYVSGYLFVPNTSHLASHAWAEVFLGNTWYCFDISNQIFSPDKHIYVAIGRDYWDVAPIRGVREKGGIETMHSIVQVLAC; this is translated from the coding sequence ATGAAACTCATGATCAATCACCAAACTCATTATCAATATACTGAACAGGCGTGTAATAGCATTCAGTATATTAAAATGACACCATTGAGTAATGCACATCAGAATGTACATTACTGGGATGTGAGTGTGCCAGGTGAGCGCTGTACGAAGAGAGACGCATTCAACAACATCTGGATTACCAGTTCACAACGTTATGCTTATGAGCAAATAACAATTATGGCGCAAGGGATTGTCGAGCTAAATAAGCAGCCTTCGGTGATGAGTCTGACAGATCATTTGAATCCTTATCAATTCCTGCAACCAACGCCAACAACCATGTGCAATGCAGAAATGAAAGAATTTGCTCATCGCTTCGTGCCAGAATTCACCCATGAAAATTTGGTGAAACTGTCTGAAGCTATTTTGCAGCATATTCCTTATATTCCAAATCAGACTTCAGTCAATACTTCTGCCATTGAAGCATTTCATAATCGTCAGGGGGTATGCCAAGACCATAGTCATGTTTTTATTGCTTTGTGCAAAGCTTTGGGCTTGCCAGCACGCTATGTTTCAGGTTATTTATTTGTGCCAAATACATCACACCTTGCCAGTCACGCATGGGCAGAAGTATTTCTAGGAAACACATGGTATTGTTTCGATATCAGTAACCAGATTTTTAGCCCAGACAAGCATATTTATGTGGCAATTGGTCGAGATTATTGGGATGTTGCCCCAATTCGTGGAGTGCGCGAAAAAGGGGGAATTGAAACGATGCACTCAATTGTTCAAGTACTTGCATGTTAA